A region of Thermococcus argininiproducens DNA encodes the following proteins:
- a CDS encoding DUF515 domain-containing protein, with protein MAEDIEEKIRRLRELGKVSVEERGESKTPSVPVARPSGPTRKPSRLGRLRERERRRRIIIGASILAIIIIAVVVGVYITYQNRAAKQLEEAKLAKIAEVNKYFTGELQNDTLKTQLINQISRAQSVEELEKIDVKTLAEQRKAQLEEEKRQKELQDAKTVKLSEIEQSFELLLSQPLPADIKSEAIQSLNQLKERVNSAETKDEVLLIDPNPYLLDLWRKYYYYLIDATPTQKVILKKGVEKSIYTKPEAKYVLSKITDFAELMQYTIEKAEMVQVALVLPRENVNGAFLSSGDKVKIFAQVNATSIQKIADEGYITTVLLLKDSGEISVSESQTESNNIESSTETSYSDQYSESYAPGDQSITYEQSKDESHSTTQSSSQTITASYTYNVALSEILKAIAANKIAAPDEVKEQLSRYMWKVFGLEQDTGLMATDPTAKVLVIVEVPAEFVEDILKYRNALYITKIVG; from the coding sequence GTGGCGGAAGATATTGAAGAAAAAATTAGACGTTTGAGAGAATTAGGGAAAGTTTCTGTTGAGGAGAGGGGGGAATCAAAAACTCCCTCTGTGCCAGTTGCAAGACCATCTGGTCCCACTAGAAAACCCTCTAGACTTGGTAGACTTAGAGAGAGGGAAAGACGTAGGAGGATTATTATTGGTGCTTCTATTCTGGCGATAATTATCATAGCTGTTGTTGTTGGGGTATACATAACTTATCAAAATAGGGCAGCGAAACAGCTTGAGGAGGCTAAACTTGCAAAAATCGCAGAGGTCAATAAATACTTCACTGGGGAACTTCAAAATGATACTTTGAAAACACAGCTAATAAATCAAATTAGCAGGGCCCAAAGCGTAGAAGAACTTGAGAAGATTGATGTGAAAACTTTGGCAGAACAGAGAAAAGCACAATTAGAAGAAGAAAAGCGTCAAAAAGAACTTCAAGATGCAAAGACGGTTAAGTTATCAGAGATAGAACAATCATTTGAACTCCTTCTTTCTCAGCCCCTTCCAGCAGACATAAAAAGTGAGGCTATTCAGTCATTAAACCAATTAAAGGAGAGAGTTAATTCAGCAGAAACTAAGGATGAGGTGTTGTTAATTGATCCCAATCCGTATCTGCTTGATCTGTGGAGGAAGTACTATTATTACCTTATAGATGCCACTCCGACTCAAAAAGTTATTCTTAAGAAAGGTGTTGAGAAGAGCATATATACAAAACCAGAGGCCAAATACGTTCTAAGTAAAATTACAGACTTTGCTGAATTAATGCAGTATACAATCGAGAAAGCAGAGATGGTTCAAGTTGCCTTGGTTCTCCCAAGAGAAAACGTTAACGGGGCGTTCTTGTCTTCTGGAGACAAAGTAAAGATTTTTGCTCAGGTAAATGCAACTTCCATCCAAAAGATAGCTGATGAAGGATACATAACCACTGTACTTCTTTTAAAAGACTCAGGCGAAATTTCAGTTTCTGAGTCACAGACAGAGAGTAATAACATAGAAAGTTCTACGGAGACCTCTTACTCAGATCAATACTCTGAGAGTTATGCCCCTGGTGATCAGTCAATCACCTACGAGCAGAGCAAAGATGAAAGCCATTCGACTACACAGTCAAGTTCCCAGACAATAACTGCTTCCTACACCTACAATGTGGCGTTATCAGAAATATTGAAAGCAATTGCAGCTAACAAAATAGCAGCTCCAGACGAGGTTAAGGAACAGCTGAGCAGATACATGTGGAAAGTATTTGGTCTAGAGCAGGATACAGGTCTCATGGCCACAGACCCAACGGCCAAAGTTCTAGTGATAGTTGAAGTACCGGCAGAGTTCGTTGAGGACATACTCAAATATAGAAACGCGCTTTACATAACAAAGATTGTAGGGTGA
- a CDS encoding TIGR04076 family protein: MEKLVIKAINIKGRCPVFKVGDKIVIEGPKVNLEETTAICTHAFASFLPYIVALRKGVKPQEIGLGRGEKAYVQCLDPGPPYTNGGTVIFEITVIRDETEKGLEDSKGSD, from the coding sequence ATGGAAAAACTGGTAATAAAAGCCATAAATATTAAGGGGAGGTGCCCAGTATTCAAAGTAGGGGACAAGATAGTTATAGAAGGCCCAAAGGTCAATCTAGAAGAAACTACTGCAATTTGCACACATGCCTTTGCATCATTCTTACCCTACATAGTGGCCTTGCGAAAAGGTGTTAAACCCCAAGAGATAGGATTGGGTAGAGGGGAAAAGGCTTACGTTCAATGTTTAGATCCAGGACCACCATATACAAATGGAGGAACTGTAATCTTTGAGATAACGGTGATACGAGATGAAACAGAAAAAGGCTTGGAGGATAGTAAGGGAAGCGATTAA
- a CDS encoding GTPase, which produces MKQKKAWRIVREAIKEGDIIVEVVDARDPIGTRNPKVEKLVQEEGKKLLIVMNKADLVPKKWAEEYKQKNQNLPIVFISARERKGTGILRKEIKKIAKELFNEGKEKVKVVLVGYPNVGKSTIINVLKGKHAVGTAPIPGYTKGKQLIKLSKRIWLLDSPGVVPIDEFEELVIRGGFPADKIEDPVKPALRLIRRILETRKEAITEKYGIDKFEDEEQILEAIGKRKGLLRKGGEVDLEETARYLLREWQTGKFTLFGKEEKRGESFIGDFEEILDEIEREFLIDPRRILWKYEDQLWPRKERRVGIREIEGVIVGIATGFKKCPSAIRFLEELTGKKVIASECFGGKWKGVIAILE; this is translated from the coding sequence ATGAAACAGAAAAAGGCTTGGAGGATAGTAAGGGAAGCGATTAAAGAAGGCGATATTATAGTCGAGGTAGTGGATGCTAGAGATCCAATAGGGACCAGAAATCCTAAAGTTGAAAAACTGGTACAGGAAGAAGGAAAAAAGTTACTAATAGTTATGAATAAAGCTGATTTAGTGCCAAAGAAGTGGGCTGAAGAATACAAACAGAAAAACCAAAATCTCCCAATAGTCTTTATCAGTGCAAGAGAAAGAAAAGGAACCGGCATCTTAAGAAAAGAAATAAAAAAGATTGCAAAGGAGCTTTTTAATGAAGGCAAGGAAAAAGTAAAGGTTGTCCTAGTAGGATACCCCAATGTAGGAAAAAGCACAATAATAAATGTCCTAAAAGGAAAGCATGCCGTCGGCACTGCCCCAATACCTGGATATACAAAGGGAAAGCAGCTAATCAAGCTTTCCAAGAGAATATGGCTACTTGATTCTCCTGGAGTAGTTCCCATCGATGAGTTTGAAGAGCTTGTTATTAGGGGCGGTTTTCCTGCAGATAAAATCGAAGATCCTGTTAAACCAGCCTTAAGACTCATACGTAGAATCTTGGAAACAAGAAAAGAAGCCATAACTGAAAAATATGGAATCGACAAATTCGAAGATGAGGAACAAATATTAGAGGCTATAGGAAAGAGAAAAGGCCTCTTAAGAAAAGGGGGAGAAGTTGACCTCGAAGAAACTGCGAGATACCTTTTAAGAGAGTGGCAGACTGGAAAGTTCACCCTTTTTGGCAAAGAAGAGAAAAGAGGGGAAAGCTTTATCGGGGATTTTGAAGAGATCTTGGATGAAATTGAACGTGAATTCCTAATCGACCCAAGGAGGATCCTTTGGAAATATGAGGACCAGCTCTGGCCCAGAAAAGAACGACGTGTTGGAATCAGAGAAATTGAAGGAGTTATAGTAGGAATAGCAACAGGATTTAAGAAATGCCCTTCTGCCATACGATTCCTTGAAGAGTTAACAGGTAAAAAAGTGATTGCAAGTGAATGCTTTGGTGGGAAATGGAAGGGAGTAATAGCAATTCTGGAATGA
- a CDS encoding substrate-binding domain-containing protein: MKRMTFIFVVFLIMSVAIGCIGTPKVENTTTETPRVLTISTTTSLYDTGILEEVVAPAFKEKYTIELRFIPKGTGGAIMDAKNGASDAILVHALSREQAFMEEGYGVNRKVFAYNFFVIVGPKSDPAGIKGLGVTEALKKLVEYGRMHPNQLIWISRDDGSGTNTKEIALWKAAGFSFEELKNEKWFGTTGSGMGNTLLYTSERKAYTLSDIGTYLKYQKEGKIDLDVLVDKGEELINVYAIIIINPEKIGDKDFEGAMLLAEWLTSEEGQKAIAEYGKEEFGRSLFYPAVPVLEQKEGEVFKWLLKYGFMKDGGVYTECPTKFRYNAAYDFFEFPATMVEG, from the coding sequence ATGAAGAGGATGACGTTCATCTTTGTGGTATTTCTAATTATGAGTGTCGCTATTGGATGCATTGGAACTCCCAAAGTAGAGAACACCACTACAGAAACTCCAAGAGTTTTGACAATCTCAACTACAACAAGTCTATATGACACAGGAATTCTAGAAGAAGTTGTTGCACCAGCATTTAAAGAAAAATACACCATTGAATTACGTTTTATCCCCAAAGGTACAGGTGGAGCAATTATGGATGCGAAAAACGGTGCAAGTGATGCTATTCTAGTTCATGCACTTTCCAGAGAACAGGCATTTATGGAAGAAGGCTATGGTGTTAATAGAAAAGTATTCGCATACAACTTTTTTGTAATTGTTGGCCCAAAGAGTGATCCCGCTGGAATTAAGGGATTGGGTGTCACAGAGGCCCTTAAAAAGTTAGTTGAGTACGGAAGAATGCATCCTAACCAACTCATATGGATTTCAAGGGATGATGGTTCTGGAACCAACACAAAAGAGATCGCATTGTGGAAGGCAGCAGGGTTTAGTTTCGAAGAGCTTAAGAATGAAAAGTGGTTTGGAACGACAGGTTCAGGGATGGGAAACACGCTTCTATACACAAGTGAGAGAAAAGCTTACACTCTCTCTGATATCGGAACGTATCTTAAATACCAGAAAGAGGGTAAAATTGACTTGGATGTGCTAGTTGACAAAGGAGAGGAGCTTATAAATGTGTATGCCATAATCATCATAAATCCAGAGAAGATTGGAGATAAAGACTTTGAAGGCGCAATGCTTCTTGCAGAATGGCTCACTTCTGAAGAAGGGCAAAAAGCAATAGCAGAGTATGGAAAAGAGGAATTTGGGCGATCTCTTTTCTACCCAGCTGTTCCAGTGCTAGAGCAAAAAGAAGGAGAAGTCTTTAAGTGGTTACTCAAATACGGCTTCATGAAAGATGGCGGGGTGTATACTGAGTGTCCAACCAAATTCCGATATAATGCCGCCTACGACTTTTTTGAGTTTCCAGCCACAATGGTAGAAGGATAA
- a CDS encoding ABC transporter permease, producing the protein MAWEYIIQGFSEALGLITEPYIIEIALRSIKVSGIATVMAVAWSLPLSMLIGLKNFRGKWLVKTFINGLMGVPTVIWGLILYLLLVPRGPLGTLGLLYTEMGISFGQALLITPIIMSIVVNSLEAIENEIRELALTLGADEIRASFQVVIESVGGIILAIIAGFNRAIAELGIALMIGGNIYVKGGHYNTRVLTTAIQMYTVRAEISVAIALGIILMGIVLGVNLLSNLIRKWLT; encoded by the coding sequence ATGGCATGGGAGTATATAATCCAGGGATTTTCAGAGGCCCTAGGGCTTATAACAGAGCCTTATATTATTGAAATAGCCCTAAGATCAATAAAAGTATCGGGAATAGCTACAGTAATGGCCGTTGCCTGGTCACTTCCCCTATCCATGTTAATAGGTCTTAAAAATTTCCGAGGAAAATGGCTTGTTAAAACCTTCATTAATGGTCTTATGGGAGTACCAACGGTTATTTGGGGCCTCATACTTTACCTCCTTCTTGTGCCACGAGGGCCCCTTGGGACACTTGGTCTTCTCTATACAGAAATGGGAATAAGCTTTGGTCAAGCTTTACTCATAACTCCGATAATAATGAGCATAGTGGTGAACTCTCTCGAGGCAATTGAAAATGAGATCAGGGAACTGGCTTTAACCCTGGGTGCGGATGAGATTAGAGCATCATTTCAAGTGGTTATAGAGAGTGTTGGAGGGATAATACTAGCAATAATCGCTGGATTTAATAGAGCAATCGCTGAACTGGGAATAGCACTTATGATTGGAGGAAATATATACGTTAAGGGAGGCCACTACAACACGAGAGTACTAACCACGGCAATTCAGATGTACACTGTAAGAGCTGAGATCAGCGTTGCCATAGCCCTTGGGATAATACTAATGGGGATTGTTTTGGGAGTAAATCTTCTATCGAATCTCATCAGGAAGTGGTTAACATGA
- a CDS encoding ABC transporter ATP-binding protein: MSFIKTIGITKRYDNGEPPALEDVNLEIKKGEIFCIMGHSGAGKTTLLRILALLEKPDSGEYYFDGVKVSWNDNLRKHITMVFQIPVMFNTTVFKNIAYGLKIRGYSKEEIKKKVEEVLELVRLQGYENRRAKYLSGGEKQRVAIARAIVLEPKLLLMDEPTANLDPTNSAIIEEIVKEIVKEKETTILFSTHNLFQAKRLAHRVAHIYKGKIIEIGKTKEVFERPKNELTKRFINGELF, from the coding sequence ATGAGCTTCATCAAAACAATTGGAATTACAAAGAGATATGATAATGGAGAACCTCCCGCTCTTGAAGATGTAAATCTCGAAATTAAAAAAGGAGAGATATTCTGCATAATGGGACATAGCGGGGCTGGAAAAACCACACTATTAAGGATTTTAGCCCTTTTAGAAAAGCCAGATTCGGGAGAGTACTACTTTGATGGAGTCAAAGTGAGCTGGAACGACAATTTAAGAAAACATATTACAATGGTTTTTCAAATTCCCGTGATGTTTAACACTACCGTTTTTAAGAACATAGCATATGGGCTAAAAATCAGGGGATACTCAAAAGAAGAGATAAAGAAAAAAGTCGAGGAAGTTTTAGAGCTGGTTAGACTCCAAGGTTATGAAAATAGAAGAGCAAAATATCTTTCAGGTGGAGAAAAGCAACGAGTTGCCATAGCAAGGGCAATTGTCCTCGAGCCAAAGCTTTTACTTATGGACGAACCAACTGCAAATTTAGATCCAACAAATTCTGCTATAATCGAGGAAATAGTTAAGGAAATAGTTAAAGAAAAGGAAACTACAATACTCTTTTCAACTCATAATCTATTCCAAGCAAAACGATTGGCCCACAGAGTGGCCCATATATACAAAGGGAAGATTATCGAGATAGGAAAGACAAAAGAAGTTTTTGAACGACCGAAGAATGAACTAACAAAGAGGTTTATTAATGGAGAGCTCTTCTGA
- the trm14 gene encoding tRNA (guanine(6)-N2)-methyltransferase, which yields MKLLLTTSRGIEDLAKKEVEGLIKRAGLKGKVEEKPLGVEGRIWAEIEESYYFNRKGKKREFEIASFLNENSRLLHRVILHISSTKLPSLEKEKALNEIYNFVFNSPIENYVKISENFAVRSFRKGEHEFTSVDIAKTAGSAIYDKLSKFGMPKVNLDHPSVIFRTELIDDVFFLGIDTTGDSSLHKRPWRVYDHPAHLKASIANAMIELAELDGGSVLDPMCGSGTILIELALREYDGKIIGIEKYEKHLRGAKMNALAAGVSNKIEFIHGDATKLSKYIESVDFVLSNLPYGLKIGRKSLIPELYMKFFNELSKVLEKRGVFLTTEKRTIEKAFEENGFKILHHRLVGHGGLMVHLYIVK from the coding sequence ATGAAGTTACTGTTAACAACATCTCGAGGTATTGAGGATTTAGCAAAAAAAGAAGTTGAGGGGCTCATAAAAAGAGCAGGCTTAAAAGGAAAAGTCGAAGAAAAGCCTTTGGGAGTCGAAGGTAGGATATGGGCCGAGATTGAAGAGAGCTATTACTTTAATAGAAAGGGAAAAAAGAGAGAATTTGAGATTGCCTCTTTTTTGAATGAAAACTCCCGACTCTTGCATAGAGTCATTCTCCATATCTCATCCACAAAGCTCCCTAGCTTAGAAAAAGAGAAAGCTCTCAATGAGATCTATAATTTCGTGTTTAATTCCCCCATCGAGAACTACGTAAAGATAAGTGAAAACTTCGCCGTTAGGAGTTTCAGAAAAGGAGAACATGAATTTACAAGTGTTGATATCGCAAAAACCGCAGGAAGTGCCATATATGATAAGCTCTCAAAGTTTGGCATGCCAAAGGTAAATCTAGACCATCCAAGCGTGATTTTTAGGACAGAATTGATTGATGATGTCTTTTTCTTGGGTATTGACACCACGGGAGATTCCTCCCTCCATAAACGACCTTGGCGCGTTTATGACCATCCGGCCCACTTGAAAGCATCAATAGCAAATGCAATGATAGAACTAGCAGAACTGGATGGAGGGAGCGTTCTAGACCCGATGTGTGGAAGTGGTACCATATTGATAGAACTGGCATTAAGAGAATATGATGGAAAGATAATTGGAATTGAGAAATATGAAAAGCATTTGAGAGGAGCTAAAATGAACGCTTTAGCTGCTGGGGTTTCAAATAAAATAGAGTTTATTCATGGCGATGCCACAAAACTTTCCAAGTATATTGAAAGTGTTGATTTTGTGTTAAGCAATTTACCCTACGGTTTGAAGATTGGGAGAAAAAGCCTGATTCCTGAGCTCTATATGAAGTTTTTTAACGAGCTTTCAAAGGTTTTAGAAAAACGAGGTGTCTTTTTAACCACTGAAAAAAGAACTATAGAGAAAGCTTTCGAGGAAAATGGATTCAAAATACTCCACCATCGGTTAGTTGGACACGGGGGGTTAATGGTGCATTTGTACATAGTTAAATGA
- a CDS encoding fumarylacetoacetate hydrolase family protein: MIRLPFRDGFYEVRPTKIICLGRNYAEHAKELGHEVPKEPVIFLKPSSSLIGPNQTIILPRRSKEVHHEVELAVIIGKRGKNIPKAKAMEYVLGYTILMDITARDLQREAKTKGLPWTVPKGFDTFAPIGPRVVDKRELDVTDLEIGLKVNGEVRQLSRTSKMIFKIDEIIEYISNIMTLEKGDIIATGTPEGVGPLRHGDVVEAWIEGIGVLKEDVLAERSILC, encoded by the coding sequence ATGATTCGGTTACCCTTTAGAGATGGTTTTTATGAAGTTAGGCCAACCAAGATAATCTGTCTTGGAAGAAATTATGCAGAGCATGCTAAAGAATTGGGCCACGAAGTTCCAAAAGAGCCTGTGATATTTTTAAAACCTTCATCCTCCTTAATAGGCCCAAATCAGACTATAATACTCCCCAGAAGAAGTAAAGAGGTTCATCATGAAGTAGAGCTTGCTGTGATAATTGGAAAAAGAGGGAAAAACATTCCGAAAGCAAAAGCAATGGAATACGTATTGGGTTATACTATCTTAATGGACATAACGGCCAGGGATCTTCAAAGGGAGGCAAAGACGAAGGGTCTTCCTTGGACAGTACCTAAGGGGTTTGACACATTCGCTCCGATTGGTCCGCGTGTAGTTGATAAAAGAGAGCTTGATGTGACTGATCTTGAAATAGGCCTCAAGGTCAATGGTGAAGTCAGACAGCTTTCAAGAACCAGTAAAATGATCTTTAAAATAGATGAGATAATTGAATACATCTCAAACATAATGACGCTCGAAAAGGGTGACATAATTGCAACAGGGACTCCAGAAGGTGTTGGACCTTTACGGCATGGTGATGTAGTAGAGGCATGGATAGAAGGGATTGGGGTTTTAAAAGAAGATGTGTTGGCAGAGCGATCGATTCTTTGCTAA
- a CDS encoding aromatic amino acid transport family protein, translating to MALSRNEALALAIGTQVGAGVLGLPYAARKIGLIPSVALMFLVALTMYITALFVLELSAKNGGKQMSTLAREILGRPGGVLMFVSISLMSYGALLAYVAGGGSVFANLFGISEEMGALVFWAFASFIIYRGLEMSGKSELILSGVLLALFVVVAIMAIPHTKVENAFYVGSEGIVTLFGVAIFAFGCHTIVPDIYKGLGSYEEAKKVLLLAFLVPAIVYSLFVASFLLVFGENTPQIATQALEQLYGRIGMLVGSLIPIFAILTSYIGLGLAQLDNMEEYLKMNRKFAWIITVFPPLILYMVGIRDFVEVLGAAGSTGDLMAFIIMPIVLYITYKLKPAFLRDREAEVS from the coding sequence GTGGCATTGAGTAGGAATGAAGCTCTTGCTTTAGCTATAGGAACCCAAGTTGGTGCAGGTGTTTTGGGTTTGCCCTATGCAGCAAGAAAAATCGGTTTGATCCCAAGCGTGGCTCTAATGTTTTTGGTGGCTTTAACCATGTATATTACTGCCCTTTTTGTTCTTGAACTTTCTGCAAAAAATGGTGGAAAACAGATGTCTACTTTGGCTAGGGAGATATTAGGAAGGCCAGGGGGAGTACTAATGTTTGTTAGCATCTCTTTAATGAGTTACGGTGCTCTTTTGGCCTATGTTGCTGGTGGTGGGAGTGTTTTTGCAAACCTTTTTGGTATAAGTGAGGAAATGGGTGCGTTGGTCTTTTGGGCATTTGCCAGCTTTATTATCTACAGAGGACTGGAAATGTCAGGGAAGAGTGAATTGATACTAAGTGGTGTTTTATTGGCCCTTTTTGTAGTGGTTGCGATAATGGCTATACCCCATACAAAGGTTGAGAACGCATTTTATGTGGGGAGTGAGGGAATTGTAACTCTCTTTGGGGTTGCGATATTTGCATTTGGCTGTCATACAATAGTTCCGGATATTTATAAGGGGCTTGGGAGTTATGAAGAGGCTAAAAAAGTGTTGCTTTTGGCTTTCTTAGTTCCGGCTATAGTTTATTCACTATTTGTGGCTTCATTCCTTCTAGTCTTTGGTGAGAACACCCCCCAAATAGCTACTCAAGCCCTCGAACAGCTATATGGACGAATAGGGATGCTTGTTGGAAGTTTAATTCCGATCTTTGCTATCTTGACAAGTTACATAGGCCTTGGTTTGGCTCAACTGGACAACATGGAAGAGTACCTAAAGATGAATAGGAAATTCGCTTGGATCATAACAGTTTTCCCACCATTGATACTTTATATGGTGGGAATTAGGGACTTCGTTGAGGTTTTGGGGGCTGCAGGCAGTACGGGAGATCTTATGGCTTTTATAATAATGCCAATTGTCCTCTATATAACTTATAAGCTTAAGCCTGCGTTCCTTAGGGATAGAGAAGCGGAAGTCAGCTGA
- a CDS encoding tryptophan--tRNA ligase, with translation MPEFEVTPWEVTGIVDYNKLIKEFGTTPLTDDLLEKTRELTKSDLPLYFKRKFFFSHRDYDLVLKDYEAGKGFFLYTGRGPSGPMHIGHIIPFFATKWLQDNFGVNLYVQITDDEKFLFKPKLTLEETKRWAYENILDIIAVGFDPDKTFIFQDTEFTKIYEMAIPIAKKVTYSMAKAVFGFNDQSKVGMIFYPAIQAAPTFFEEKRSLIPAAIDQDPYWRIQRDFAESLGYYKAAALHSKFVPGLLGLGGKMSASKPETAIYLTDNPEEAGKKIWKYALTGGRATAKEQREKGGEPDKCVVFKWLEIFFEPDDKKLLERYNACKSGEILCGQCKRYLIEKVQNFLKEHQEKREKARDLVERFKYTGKLAQEQWDKSIPEALKN, from the coding sequence GTGCCAGAATTTGAGGTAACTCCATGGGAAGTTACGGGAATAGTGGACTACAACAAGCTTATCAAAGAATTTGGAACAACACCCCTTACAGACGACCTACTGGAGAAGACAAGAGAACTTACAAAAAGTGATCTGCCACTTTATTTCAAGAGGAAGTTCTTCTTTTCCCACAGGGACTATGATTTAGTGCTTAAGGACTACGAAGCAGGAAAGGGATTTTTCCTCTACACGGGTAGGGGGCCAAGCGGCCCAATGCATATTGGTCACATAATTCCATTCTTTGCCACAAAGTGGCTTCAGGATAATTTTGGAGTTAACCTGTATGTTCAAATCACAGATGATGAGAAATTCCTCTTTAAACCCAAGCTTACCCTTGAAGAAACAAAAAGATGGGCATATGAGAACATACTTGATATAATTGCTGTTGGGTTTGACCCCGATAAGACATTCATCTTTCAGGACACTGAGTTCACCAAGATATACGAGATGGCCATCCCTATAGCGAAAAAAGTAACTTACTCTATGGCAAAGGCTGTTTTTGGATTTAATGATCAAAGCAAGGTTGGAATGATATTCTACCCTGCTATTCAAGCTGCTCCAACATTTTTCGAAGAGAAACGTTCTTTAATCCCTGCTGCTATTGACCAAGATCCCTATTGGAGAATTCAAAGAGACTTTGCGGAGAGTTTGGGGTATTATAAAGCGGCAGCACTTCATTCAAAGTTTGTACCTGGTTTATTGGGTTTGGGGGGAAAAATGAGTGCTTCAAAGCCAGAAACAGCTATTTATCTAACGGATAATCCAGAAGAGGCTGGTAAAAAAATCTGGAAATATGCTTTAACTGGTGGGAGGGCTACTGCAAAAGAGCAGCGCGAAAAGGGAGGCGAACCCGACAAGTGTGTTGTATTTAAATGGCTTGAAATATTCTTTGAACCTGATGATAAAAAACTCCTCGAAAGGTACAATGCCTGTAAGAGTGGAGAAATACTTTGCGGTCAATGCAAGCGCTATCTCATAGAAAAGGTCCAGAACTTCTTAAAAGAACACCAGGAGAAAAGAGAGAAAGCAAGAGATCTGGTAGAGAGATTCAAGTATACTGGAAAACTTGCCCAAGAACAATGGGACAAATCGATTCCCGAAGCTCTAAAGAACTGA
- a CDS encoding acetate--CoA ligase family protein translates to MDLDFLFYPQSVAVIGASNKEGKIGNAIMKNLINFGFKGKIYPVNVKEETVMGLKAYKNVLEIPDQVDVAVIAIPGKFVPQTLEECGQKGIRGAVVISAGFKEAGNIELEEKLVEVAKKWNIKVVGPNCLGVTNIENGFDCTFNPPERQARPEFGGIAFMSQSGAFGAAILDWAARHEVGMSKFISLGNMADLDESDFMEYLKDDNATKVITAYLEGVKDGRKFLQAARDATRKKPVVILKSGRTEAGAKAAASHTGSLAGSYAIYQAAFEQSGVLEARSMRQLFNYAKALAMQKPAKGNRIAIVTNGGGAGVMMSDGVLESGLKMAELSEETKERFAKAIEEGKLPEHMSYKNPIDIIGDAPSSRYEIAMRYAIEDENVDVLAVIALFQSPALDDGIVDAVARMQEYGKPVIFIAPGGAYPEKMARRIEKVGVPVFETVEDGVDAAYALVKYGQYLKEVEG, encoded by the coding sequence ATGGATTTAGATTTTCTGTTCTACCCACAGAGCGTTGCTGTCATTGGAGCTTCAAATAAAGAGGGAAAAATCGGTAACGCAATAATGAAGAACCTCATAAACTTTGGATTCAAGGGAAAAATATACCCTGTTAACGTGAAGGAAGAGACGGTAATGGGCCTTAAAGCCTACAAAAATGTTTTAGAGATTCCAGATCAGGTTGATGTTGCAGTAATAGCGATTCCAGGAAAATTTGTTCCCCAAACCCTCGAGGAATGTGGACAAAAAGGAATTAGGGGGGCAGTTGTAATAAGTGCCGGTTTTAAAGAGGCTGGAAACATTGAACTTGAAGAAAAACTTGTTGAAGTAGCCAAAAAATGGAACATAAAGGTGGTTGGGCCAAATTGTTTGGGTGTCACTAACATTGAAAACGGTTTTGACTGTACGTTTAATCCACCTGAGAGACAGGCTAGGCCAGAATTTGGTGGTATAGCATTCATGAGTCAGAGTGGAGCGTTTGGAGCGGCAATTCTTGATTGGGCTGCGAGGCACGAGGTTGGAATGAGCAAGTTCATAAGCCTTGGAAACATGGCTGATTTGGATGAGAGTGACTTTATGGAGTATTTAAAAGATGATAATGCTACTAAAGTTATAACGGCGTATCTTGAAGGAGTTAAAGATGGAAGAAAGTTTTTACAGGCAGCGAGAGATGCTACAAGGAAGAAGCCTGTTGTAATTCTTAAAAGTGGAAGAACTGAGGCTGGGGCAAAAGCTGCGGCCTCCCACACAGGGTCTCTCGCGGGAAGTTATGCTATTTACCAGGCAGCATTTGAGCAAAGTGGAGTTTTAGAAGCAAGAAGCATGAGACAGCTATTCAACTATGCTAAAGCTTTAGCAATGCAAAAACCTGCAAAAGGGAACAGGATAGCGATAGTTACAAATGGTGGTGGCGCAGGAGTTATGATGAGCGATGGGGTGCTAGAGTCCGGGCTAAAAATGGCCGAATTGAGCGAAGAGACTAAAGAGAGGTTTGCAAAAGCTATAGAAGAAGGAAAACTTCCAGAACACATGAGTTATAAGAACCCAATTGACATTATTGGTGATGCTCCCTCAAGTAGGTACGAAATAGCCATGCGCTATGCTATAGAAGATGAAAATGTTGATGTCTTAGCTGTTATAGCCCTTTTCCAGAGTCCCGCGTTGGATGATGGCATTGTTGATGCAGTTGCAAGAATGCAAGAATACGGCAAGCCAGTTATATTCATAGCTCCTGGAGGAGCTTACCCAGAGAAGATGGCTAGAAGAATAGAAAAAGTAGGAGTACCAGTTTTTGAGACTGTAGAAGATGGAGTCGATGCAGCGTATGCACTTGTTAAATATGGACAATATCTCAAAGAAGTTGAAGGTTAG